CAAGAGCGGGGCGGGGACTATCTCCTCGACATCGTGAAGGGATACCCCTGCGAGGTGAGGCTCCAGGGGAGAGGGCGAGAAACCCCAACCCCCTCTTTCACACCCAAGGTGGTCGTCTACGTGAGCTCTGATATCATGGGTGGAGGAGACACGGAGCTGGGAGGCATTCTCCTCAGGGCTTTTGTCAAAACATTGAAAGACGTCACTCCCAGGCCGCAGAAGTTGATCTTTGTAAATTCAGGAGTGAGACTCACCACGGGGGACTCTGACCTGATCGAGTCGATCAGGGAACTGGAATCCATGGGGGTGGAGGTTCTCTCCTGCGGCACCTGTCTGGATTATTTCCGCTTGAAGGACAGGCTCAGAGTGGGGCTGATCTCGAATATGTTCGACATTGCGACTTCCCTTCTCGAAGCGGACAGTGTGGTGAGGCCCTGAGACTTCTCTGCCGTGGGGGGTAGAATGATCTACTTTGACAACGCCTGCACCAGTTTTCCGAAACCCCGGGCCGTGGTGGAGGCAATGCGGGATTTCAGCCTCCATGTCGGGTCGAGCCCGGGCCGGTCCGGCCACAGGCTCGCCTTGGAGGGGAGCCGGCTGGTCTTTGAGGCACGGGAGAGACTCTCCCGACTCTTCAACATCCCACGGTCCGAGCGGCTGGTCTTTACGTCAAATGCCACGGAGGCCCTCAATCTGGCCATCATGGGTCTCCTCAAGCAAGGGGACCACGTGGTGGCCCCCTCCATGGAACACAACTCGGTGATGCGGCCCCTCCACTACCTGTCCAGAAGGGGGGTCATCGATCTCTCCCTCGTGCCCTGCTCCAAACAGGGTCATATCGATCTCGATGCTCTGAAGCGGTCGATCAGAAGGAACACCCGACTCATAGCGGTGAATCACGCCTCCAATGTTGTGGGTACCCTCGCCCCCTTGGAAGAAATCGGCAGGATATCAGGAGAAATCCCCTTTCTCGTTGATGCCGCCCAGTCGGCCGGAGCGGTTCCCATCGATGTCGAGTCATGGTCGATCGATCTGCTGGCCTTTACCGGGCACAAAAGCCTGTACGGACCCCAGGGCACGGGTGGGCTTTTCATTCACGAGGGAATCGACTTGAAGCCCATGAAACTCGGAGGAACCGGAAGCAGATCCGAATCGTGGGATCCTCCGGACTTCTTGCCGGATCGATACGAAGCGGGCACACCGAACACGATCGGGATCGTCGGGCTGGGCGAGGGGGTGCGGTTTGTTCAGGAACAGGGAGTCGAAAGAATCCGTCATCACGAAATCGAGCTTACCAAAACGCTTCTTGAGGGCCTTGGAGAGATAGAGGGGGTCACCGTATACGGCCCGGAGCGGCCGGAAGAACGGACCGCCACTGTTTCGATCAATCTGAAGGGCCTTGAGACCTCTGACGTAGGATACCGTCTCGACCGGGAGTTCGACATCATGACCCGCGTAGGGCTCCACTGCAACCCAGGAGCCCACAGGACCCTGGGGACCTTTCCCGGTGGGACCGTACGTCTGAGCATGGGCTATTTCAACACTCGGGAGGAGGTGGCAGAGGTGCTCGAAGCCCTCGGAAAGATAGCCACGGGCCGGTAGGGGGAAGGACCTCCGGCGCTGCTTCCGGGGAATGCTGATCGATGAGGGCTTCGGGACGGTGAGATGGCAGCAGGGGCAGATACTTTCCGAACCAGCGGGCTCTGCGCAGCAGTCCTCGAATCGATACACCACGTCATAAAGGGGGAGAAGGCCCTCAAGGCGGCCGGGCTCAGAATCGATGTAGTCCCCGTGCCCCGCCAGATCAGCTCGGAGTGCGGCATGGCCCTGGAGTTCTCCTGCCAGGACAGGGATCGGGTGGAACGACTCCTGGCAGACCAAGGTGTAACGGTGGTGGGAATCTACAGATTCGAAAGGGGCCGATTCTCGGCCCTGTGAGCCTTCTGCCTCTCTCTTCAGAGTCGGCCGGTTGGCTGGAACGGAGGAATACAGATGAAGGAAAGAGTGCATCTGACCCAGAAGACGCGTGCCTCGGGCTGAGCAGCCAAGATCGGTCCAGGGGCACTGGACCAGGCTCTCGAGGGCCTTCCCATTGTGAAGGATCCGAATCTCATTGCAGGGTTCGACCGGGGGGAGGACGCGGGTGTGTATAGGATCTCTGACGATCTGGCACTGATCCAGACAGTGGATTTCTTCACCCCCGTGGTCGACGATCCCTATACCTTCGGCCAGGTGGCTGCAACCAATGCAATGAGCGATGTCTACGCCATGGGGGGAAGACCGCTCACCTGTCTCAATGTGGTCGGCTTCCCGATCAAACACATGGAGATAGAGGTGCTCCGAAGGATCCTGGAGGGAGGATTCTCCAAGATCCAAGAAGCCGGAGCCGTGCTGGTGGGCGGGCACTCGGTGGACGATGAAGAGTTGAAATACGGTCTCTCGGTGACGGGCGTGATCCATCCTGACCGGGTCGTATCGAACGGCGGTGCACTCCCGGGGGACGTGCTCGTCCTGACAAAGCCTCTGGGTACCGGTGTCATTGCAACTGCTCTCAAAGGGGAGATGGCCTCAGAGGCTGCCGTGACCCTGATGACGGAAATCATGACGACTCTCAACAGGAGACCCTCGGAGCTCATGCAGGAATTCGGTGCAGACGGGTGCACCGATGTTACGGGATTCGGACTCCTCGGCCACGCCCTGGAGATGGCCCGGGCAAGCAGGGTGGGGATGGTCATCCACAGCGAAAGGGTCCCCCTCTTGGAGGAGGCCAAAGACTACGCCGCCATGGGGCTGGTGCCCGCCGGTACAAGGGCCAACCGGGATTTTGTCTCATGCGGTGTCGATATGGAGGCGAACCTCTCGCCCTTTCTCGTGGACCTCCTCTACGATCCCCAGACCTCTGGAGGCCTTCTTATTGCCATCCCACACGAGAAGGGGCAGGGCTTGGTCGAGGCTCTCCATCGGGAAGGCGTGAGCGCTGCTCGAGTCATCGGAGAGGTCGTGGAAAAACCCGAAGGGAGGATCATCGTCAGGCAATAGTCTGAGCACCGGTTTCCCACCGGCCCCAAGCATCTGGAGGGCGTCTCTTGCCTCAAGGACCAACGACCTGGAGCCCCGGTCTGACAGTTCCCGGGCCATCACCCCCTGTACAGAACCAGGGCCGGCTCCAGGCGGCAGGGATGATAGGACCACTTCAGGCGCCTCAATCCCGGGAGGCCCGAGTCATCCATGGCGTCGATGTATCGATAGCCCTCCAACTCCCTCGAAAACTCACGAAAAACATAGGCAGAAGCTCCTCGTAATGAGGGCTCCGTCACCTCCAGGGCCACGACAAAGGTCTCCTCGTTGAGAGGGAAACCGAAGGTATAGGCCACCACGTCCCCGAGCATACAGACAACCCTGCCTGTCAGGCCCATGGCCGGCCCATGAGCAAGCACCTGGAAGTGATAGGATCTGGAGTCTTCGAGCATCTTTCTGGCAACAGGGTCGGCGGTCTTCTCCATACGATCGGCCTGCCAGCGGTCAAAGAGGGCCTGGCAGGGAACCTCGTCTTCCTGTTCATACGGCCTGTAGTCGATTCCGGGATTTCTGGCAAAGGCGCGGCAGTCGGATCTCCTGGCACGGAAGGCCCGCCCTTGCAGCTCCACCAGGTCCTCTCTCCGGTACAGGTAATCCGGAAAACCCGGTCGGATGCGAAACTCCTCGAGGATCCCACCGGAAACATCCGAAAAACAGAGATTCTCGATCCTGGAAATCCAGGGTCGCTCGTTGTGCTGATCCATGAAGGCGAAACAGCGGGGCAGAACCCTTCGAAGATCTCCAGGTCCCAGGGGCGGCAGGGGCATGTAAACGGTCCCCCCGTCAAAGGCCCAAAGGCAGAAGAACTCTTCCAGCTCACACCAGAGGGGAGAGACCAGGTCCCTCGACATGAACTGGACGGCGAAGGAGTGACTTGCAAGCCTGGGCTTCCTCTGCCTCAGGTGAGCCTCCATGACCGCCCGGTCGGAGATGGTGAGAGGCCGGAGGGATTCGACCGGAACGGGAGGAACGGGCTCCTCTTCATCGGCGAACCGGCCTGGGAAGGCGTGACACGGCGATTCCCACGGGATCAACCGCCCCGCGGCGAGAAGAGCCTCCGTCAACTCCTCGAGACGCAGCAGGGGCAACACGTCTCTCTGGTGAGGGCCGATCAGACGGGGAGATCTCTTGAGAATTCCGATCAGCTCCGGACACATGGAGGCTTCGGCGATTGCGGTACCGGAAGCCACAAGGCTCTCCAGGATTTCGGGATCACCGGTGGCCGGACATTTCGTATCAACTCCCAGCCATACACCGGAGCCGCTCGGATCGAGCATCAAGGCATAGGGATAGAGCCGGCAGTCTAGAGGACGCCTCCGGTAGATCCGGCAGAAATGCGTCTCCCCTTCGAAAAAGGGGCACCTGAACCCGTCAGCCCAGGGCACCGGGACAACCTGCCCACCCGCCGATTGCGGTACGCCTCGAAATTCGACCCCACCCTCTCCGGTCTCCAGAGCCCCAAGGAGCTCCTCTTCGGTGAAAAAGGGGGCGAGGAAACTCTCCCTCTCTGGAAAGCGGCAGCACACATCGCAGGCCAGGCAGATACTCGCAGGTATGGGCTGGGGAATCTCGAATCCTTTCATTGAAAAATCCAGGCGGCAAAGGCCGGGGGCCCTCGAGTGGGGGCAAGGGATGGGGAGAGGGGCACACACGATCAAATCGCCGGGAGGGCTTCCGGCTCCGAACCTCTCAGGGCTCTTCCACCCTGGAGATCTCGAAGCGCACCGTTCCACCTCCCGTTATCTCGCAGGGATCGAGACACTGGACATAGCACTCCTCGGAACCCTCCCTGGAAAGGCCGAGGTCCCTCGATTTCACCCCTCTTGACAAAGCCACGTAGTAGGGGAGGAGCGAAGCGAGGGAATGCATGCATACACCACCTGTACTGCCCGGATCGAGGATATAACCCTCCCTGAGAACGATCCTGTCACCTGGTTCGTATACAGGGCACTTCCCTTTGATCTCAATTACTTTAATCACCAGCATCATCCCTGTCTCTTCTCCCGAGGCAAGGGCAGACTCCCCTGTTCCGTCCACCCCGGCCCCCGATTGTTCCACCAGCCCGGGTCGAAGGGGGATAAAGGGGATCGCCGACCCGCCAATCCCACCCCGCAAGCTCAGGAGGCGGGCAACCGGAGACAGGCTCCTCAGGCCCCGAACTTCTGCAGCCGTTGGGCAAACCCCATGAGGAGAGGCACGACTTCCCGGCCTTCCACCCTCGCAAGAGAGCCCCTGGGGAATTCACTCTCCACAAACCTCTCCGCCGGATCGCTCCGGAAACCTCGGGCCTTCGACCATATCAAGATGCCCGTAGGGTCGATGGTGTGATCGCCGAGGAGAGTCGAACTGGTGTGGTCAGACAACACGCAGAGGACCACATCATCTGGGAGGTTTTCAACGAGATGGCGGACCAACCCTTCGGAGGAATCCTCGAGGGCCTTGATCTTTGCCTTTGCATCCCTGTCATGGCTGACCTCATCGATCCCCTCAACGTGAATCAACACAAAATCATGATTGTCTGCGAGGAGGTCGAGAGCCTTTCTGGCCTTGCCCAGATAGTCCGTATCCACATATCCGGTTGCTCCCGGCACCTCTGGGACCGTCATCCCGGTGAGCCTGCCGACCCCCTTTATCAGCCCCGTTCCAGCCACACACCCTCCCCTCATCCCCCATCTCGACTGGAAACTCGGAAGGGAGGGCGTCTCTCCCGCTCCCCTGGGCATGATCCCGTTGACAGGGGGCAGACCCCTGGCAACCCTCGCCCGATTGAAGGGCAGATCCCTGAGAACCCGGTGGGCTTTGGTCACGAATTCATTCAGGATGTCGGCCATGTTTCTGGCCTCTGCCGTCGCCTTCAGGGGTTTTGCCGTAATGATCTTCGACTCCCCTTCCCCAAGGAGATCGAGGTTGTCCAGGGCGTCTGCGACGGCGTTGTAGTGCGGATCCATATCAGAAACGTCCGCAGAGATCTTGTATCCCCGAAACCGGACCACACACCTGTAATCCTGGGAATTGGAAAACCGAAATTCAACCTTGGGGTCCGAGAGCCGGATCCTATTCAGGGCCTTCTCCAGCCTGTCGAGTCCTTCCCGCGGATACCCCGCCGTCCGATTCACCAGTCTGAAGTCATCGGTTATTGTCACATAGTTGCACCGGAGCGAGACATCCCCGGGCCGGAGATCCAACCCGGCACCGGCCACCTCGAGAGGCCCCCTCCCGGTGTAGACCCGGTACGGATCATAACCCAGGATGGCCAGCATGGCCGTATCCGAGCCCACCAGGGTACCCGAGCCCAGAGCGGTGAAAGAGCCGCATACCCCCTCTTTGGCCAACCTGTGGAGAGTGGGAATCCCGGCCACCTCAAGGGGGGTCCGGTTACCCAGTTCGGGGAGAGGAACATCCGTCGCCCCGTCCAGAAGGACCACCAGAACCCTCTTCTTCTGCTTTGCCCCGCTTCCCACCAGACCGGCAGCGGCAAACCTGATGATCTCGATGCGGAGTTCTCCATACCTCGTCCTGATGAGGTTCATCACATCCCGGAAGCTTCTGTCGGCCGCCTCTAACTTGGCGGAGACCCGAATCAGGCCGTCCTCCTCCCGTTTCTCGCCATGGGAGATGCTCAGGATGTTACAGTCATTCTCTGAGATCGGTGTCAGCATCTCGATCAATGCGCCCGGTCGATCCGGAATCAAGACCTCGAGTTCGATGATCATTCCCTCACCTCATCCGGCCCGGTCTCAAAGAGCAGAAACCCTCGGTTCAGCCCGCCGCAATCGACTCCCCTTTCAAACCACTCAGAGCTACCCGGATCTGACGGCCTCTCTGATCATCGATACGATCTGTTCGCTGCTTGTCGAGCTGATCGTCTTGAGGAGCCTCTCCTTTTTGTAGAAATCTATAAGAGGGGCGGTCTTCTCGTTGTAAGTTTCAAGTCGCTTGGTGATGGCTTCTTCCGTTTCGTCGTCGCGCTGAACCACGGGCCAGCCGCATTTCCTGCATCTGCCATCCTCGGTGGGAGGCTTGCTCTTGATGTTATAGATCTCCTGGCAGTCGGGGTTGGAGCAAGTCCTCCTGGTAGTGAGCCGATCCAGGATGACCGCCTTCGGAACATCCAGGTTCACCACCAGATCCAGCTTGAGGTGGAGTTTTTCTAACAGTCTTTTCAGTGCCTCGGCCTGTGGTATTGTCCTCGGAAATCCGTCGAGGATGAATCCCTTCTCGCAGTCGGGTTCTCTGAGCCTCGACTCCATGATCTCCATGATGAGATCGTCAGGAACGAGTTCTCCCCGCTCCATATAGCCCTGAGCCCTCTTCCCCAGTTCGGTCCCGGACTTGACCGCGTTTCTCAGAATGTCTCCCGTGGAAATCTGGACAGACCCTTCCAGGTCCATGAGCGCCTTTGCCACCGTACCCTTTCCCGCACCAGGCGGTCCCAACAGGACTATTCTCATCGAACTCTCCCCTTTCCCTAACAAGCTCTTCTACACGTCACCAGGCTCATCCGTCTTCCAGAACCTATCATCGGCGATTCGGTCGACCACCCTCACCTTGTAGTGCTCTTCGATGGGAGCCAGAAACTCGGGATTCTTCTCGTAGACTGCCCGGACGGCCTCCCTGACCACGGCCACCCCTTTGGGCGTCATCTTCCCGAGGGGTCGACGACAGGGGCCGGCCGGAATGCCGAGGCCGTTCATGAGCGTGTTGATGGGCAGGGGGTTTCTGAACCGGCAACTCACGGTAAAGCCCTCGTATTGCTCTGTCGTCTTGACCGTGACGATTTTGAAGAGAGGATCCAAGCCCGCTCTCAGCTGCTCCGCCCTCTCCTTGTCCCCCTTCAGGAGGGATCTTGTGAGGTCCGAAACCGCTCCTGGAACGACATTGGAAACAACGGAGACTACCCCCGTACCGCCAATATCGGTGTTGGTCATCATCTCAAAGGTCTTGTCATCATCGCCTGACAGGATATCGAAGTCGCTGCCCAAGAGTCTCCTCGTCTTGACCATCCGTTCCATGTCACCCGTGGCCTCCTTTACCGCCCTCACGTTACTATAGTGACGGTTAAGAATCGCGAGATCCTCGACTTCCAGGTATGTACCTGTCCTGCCTGGAATAATGTAAGGAGTGACAAAGATCCCGGGGAACCTCTCGGCGATGGGAGCGTAATACTCCTTCCTGAGTTCCAGGGAGCTTGGACCGTTGTAGTAGCAATCCACCAGCAGCACCGCATCGACTCCCATCTCCACGGCGTGCTCCGTGGCGCGGAGAGCCTCCCTGGTGGAATTGCTGCCCGTCCCGGCCATGACAAAAACCTTCCCCCCTGCAAAGCGTATGGTCTCACCGATGACCCGTTCGTGTTCATCCCAGTCCAGGGTGGGCGACTCACCCGTGGTCCCGGTGGGTACGAGATTCACCCCATGGCTGGTCTGAAAAGCCACGTTCTTTTCGAGACCTCGATAGTCCACATCTCCGTTGGGCAGCATGGGAGTTACAATGGCCGTCCAACACCCCTCAAACCTCTCCAGTCTCATAAGGATCCTCCCTGTTGGTTTCTGCCGACAATTCCTCTCAGAATACCCAACCCCGGGTTCAGATGTCAATGGATAGGTCGGCGGAGCTCCACACGGGTCACCCGGGAGTCCCCCATTTTGGAGCAACCAGGCATTGGCATGTGCCTTGCATACAGTACCTCGTCGGCAAAGCCCCGGAACCACCCATTGACAGCGAGACATCATCGTTTGACAGCCAGGGGGTAGGACCCATGGAGCTCGCCGTTGAGGTCGAAAAAAGATCAGAGCCCAGCTTGGAGGAATCGGATCTCCGCGAAGACATAGAAAAAATACACAGACTGGTGGCGGAAATCGAGAAGGTCATCGTAGGCCAGAGCCAGGTGATCTCCCGGATCGTGGTGGCCCTTCTCGCAGACGGCCATGTGCTCCTGGAAGGAGTACCCGGGCTCGCCAAGACCCTGCTCGTCTCAGCCCTCGGCTCAGCCATGGGAGCCGTTTTCCGAAGAATCCAAATGGTTCCCGACATGCTCCCCAGCGACCTCATCGGGACCTATGTCTATGTGGGCAACCGCTTCAGGCTCCAGAAGGGCCCTCTTGTCGACTGCCATGTGGCCCTGGTGGATGAGATCAACAGGGCCCCCGCAAAGACCCAGGCGGCATTGCTCCAGGCCATGCAGGAGCGGCAGGTTACCGTCATGGGGAAGGACACCCTGGAGTTGCACGACCCCTTCATCGTCCTTGCCACCCAGAATCCGGTAGAACAGGACGGTACCTATCCACTGCCGGAGGCCCAACTGGACCGGTTTCTCTTCAAAGTCGTGGTTGGATATCCCAGTCCCCAGGCTGAGATGGACATCCTGACCAACATAAATCTGGATCAGAGAGACAAACTCAAGGCCATCGGTCAGGTCCTCGAACCAGGAGACATCTGCCGGCTCAGAGAGACCATCAAGGCCGAAGTCTCCGTCGGGTACTATGCCCACCAGTACATCGTCCAACTGGTCCGGGCTACCCGTTTTCCCGAGGAGTTCGGCCTGAAATCCTTTGAAAGAGTCATCAGGTTGGGTGCTTCCCCCCGGGCGACCATGGCCCTGAGAGATGCTGCCAGAGTTGAGGCCTTCCTCCAAAACCGGCGGCATGTGTATCCCGACGACATTCACGCCGTGGCGAGGGATGTTCTGAGGCATAGAATCTTCCTCGAGTTCTCGGCCCAAGCCGGAGGGCTGAACGTGGAAACTGTTCTCGAGGAAGTTCTGGAAGGGGTCCCTATCCCGTGAGAGAGATACTCTCGAAGATTGCCGAGGTCGACTACTATGTGCGGTGGTATTCCAGGCAGCACGACCGCGGGATCTGGGCCAGCCGTCAGTTGGGAGGGGCTGCTGAGTTCGAGACCATCACCGAATACGAGTTGGGGGACAACCCGAGATCGATAAACTGGTCGGCCACGGCAAGAACCGGGGGGCACCGGATTCTGAAAAACACCCGGCTGACAGAGGCCAATCTTGCCGTCTTTCTGGTGGTCGACTTGACCCCTTCCATGGATTTCGGAACCGTGCGGACAACAAAGCGGAGGCTCGCAGCAGAGATCTCGGCCGTCCTCGCCCACGCGGCCTGGCGGTGCGGTGACCGGGTCGGTTTCATCGGATACGGGTCTGGCGTGGAGGTCGAATGGCCTCTTCGGAATGCCAGGGACTATCGCCTTCTGATTCCGGAGAAGATACTCCAAGTCCGCTCCCATGGAAACGGAGAGAGCGGACTGGGCCGCGCCCTGGTCAGGCTTCCCCAAAAACGGTCTCTGGTTTTCATTGTTTCTGACTTTCAGGACGACCTTGAAGAACTCGAAATCGCACTCAAACCCGTTGCCATCACCCACGATGTGGTGCCTCTGGTCCTCTGGGACCCGAGGGAGAGAATCCTTCCCAGGAAGCGGTGCGTTACCGTTGTGAAGGATCTCGAGACAGGCACGACGAGGACCGTCTGGCTCGGAGGGATTCGGAAAAGAACGGCCTTTCAGAGAAAGGCCGAAGCCATGGTGGGCCGTTTGAAGGCCCTGTTTCACCGCCTCGGTATGGACGCTCTCTGGATCAGCCAGGAGACCGACTATGTGGGGGAACTCGGCAAATTCTTCTCTCTTCGCAGGAGAGCAGGCTAGATGAGGAACCTGGTGCTCGGCATATTCCTGTCTGCCTTTGTCACCCTTGGAGCCGTATCTCCGGCTGATCGGGTATTCCAGCCCGAGGAGGAGGACTCGCAAGATCAAGAGGGCTTCCCCCTCACCATAGGGTTCGAATGTCCGAGGAACTTCGGCTTCCACATCGGCGACGAGATCCCCCTAACGGTCACCCTCGAAGCCGAGAAAGGAACCGTCGTAGATCTGGTCAATCTCCCCAAGAAAAACGATAGACACGGACCTTTCGAAGTTCGGGATGTGTGCATCCGTAAGCGCCGGGACAAGGGGAAATCGATCTACACTATACTCTACTTGCTCCAGTCCTTCACCCCTGCCGTTGCCGTAGATCGATTGGTATTCCCTCCTCTCCAAATCTCCTATGCCACCCAAGAGGACTGGAACCCCGTAGAGTCGAGATACCGGTATCACGGCCTCTTTTCCCAGCCCTTTGATATCTTTGTTTCTCGAACTGCCACCTACTTCGGTCCGATGAAGGACGCCAAGGGGCCTGAAATAGACAGATGGGCCGTTCTCCAGTGGAAACTCTCCACCCTGACGGGGAGCATCCTCGTTCTGCTGGCCTCGATCACCTGGCCATGGGAGTTTATGAGAAGGCGGCGGAGAGTTACAGGGCTAGTCCCGGCCATGACGGCCAGAGACCGGGCCCTGATGGCCCTTCAAAAGGCCAGGGAGAACTGCTTCAACTACGAAGACCATCGAATGAGACTCATCTTCGAGATCAACCGAATTCTGAGAGATTTCTTGAAGGAGGCCTGCGGCCTGACCAGTGCTAACAGGCCCTCCGCACAGATCGTGAACCAGCTCAAGGACCGCCCCTGGTACGAGGAGTTGAAAGGCTTCGTGGTAAGAATCAACCAGGTCATCTACGAGGGTGACGCTCCGGTGGATGTGGAGTCCATAGTTAGACAGTTTACGGGGCTCCTGGGGCAGCTAGATCCGACAACATCTCCAGGGGTGAACCATGATAAGGCTGGCTAACCCCTATCTTCTACTCGTAGGGATTCTCTTTCTGCCTTTCTTCGTCAAGGGAAAGACCACCTTTCTCGGCTACTCCCGCCTCGGCTTGTTGGAGGCCAAGGGAGGATCCAGGCTCCTCGGCATCCTGCCCAAGCTCCTGTCGGCCTTCGCCATCGCCCTTCTGGTGATAGCCCTGTCCAGACCCCAATGGAGGACCCTCGTTAAACGTGAGAGGTTTCTCGCCCGGGACATCCTCCTGGTTATCGATCTCTCCTACAGTATGGAGAACAACCTGAAGGGGAGGAAAGGACCCCGGAAAATCGATGCTGCCAAGAAGGCCGCCCTCCGTTTCATCGCGAAGAGAAAAGGCGACAGGATCGGCCTCCTCGTCTTCGGGGACAAGACCTTTGGAAGCTGGCCTCTCACTCGAGATCTCGACATCATCGCAAGAAAGGTGGACAGACTCGGATCTA
The DNA window shown above is from Deltaproteobacteria bacterium and carries:
- the yedF gene encoding sulfurtransferase-like selenium metabolism protein YedF — encoded protein: MSKTIDARGKSCPEPVVMTKRALESLEEGIITVVVDNPTSRDNVERFAKSQGCSVDVQERGGDYLLDIVKGYPCEVRLQGRGRETPTPSFTPKVVVYVSSDIMGGGDTELGGILLRAFVKTLKDVTPRPQKLIFVNSGVRLTTGDSDLIESIRELESMGVEVLSCGTCLDYFRLKDRLRVGLISNMFDIATSLLEADSVVRP
- a CDS encoding aminotransferase class V-fold PLP-dependent enzyme, which produces MIYFDNACTSFPKPRAVVEAMRDFSLHVGSSPGRSGHRLALEGSRLVFEARERLSRLFNIPRSERLVFTSNATEALNLAIMGLLKQGDHVVAPSMEHNSVMRPLHYLSRRGVIDLSLVPCSKQGHIDLDALKRSIRRNTRLIAVNHASNVVGTLAPLEEIGRISGEIPFLVDAAQSAGAVPIDVESWSIDLLAFTGHKSLYGPQGTGGLFIHEGIDLKPMKLGGTGSRSESWDPPDFLPDRYEAGTPNTIGIVGLGEGVRFVQEQGVERIRHHEIELTKTLLEGLGEIEGVTVYGPERPEERTATVSINLKGLETSDVGYRLDREFDIMTRVGLHCNPGAHRTLGTFPGGTVRLSMGYFNTREEVAEVLEALGKIATGR
- a CDS encoding DUF3343 domain-containing protein, yielding MAAGADTFRTSGLCAAVLESIHHVIKGEKALKAAGLRIDVVPVPRQISSECGMALEFSCQDRDRVERLLADQGVTVVGIYRFERGRFSAL
- the selD gene encoding selenide, water dikinase SelD → MKERVHLTQKTRASGUAAKIGPGALDQALEGLPIVKDPNLIAGFDRGEDAGVYRISDDLALIQTVDFFTPVVDDPYTFGQVAATNAMSDVYAMGGRPLTCLNVVGFPIKHMEIEVLRRILEGGFSKIQEAGAVLVGGHSVDDEELKYGLSVTGVIHPDRVVSNGGALPGDVLVLTKPLGTGVIATALKGEMASEAAVTLMTEIMTTLNRRPSELMQEFGADGCTDVTGFGLLGHALEMARASRVGMVIHSERVPLLEEAKDYAAMGLVPAGTRANRDFVSCGVDMEANLSPFLVDLLYDPQTSGGLLIAIPHEKGQGLVEALHREGVSAARVIGEVVEKPEGRIIVRQ
- a CDS encoding DUF2156 domain-containing protein, whose translation is MKGFEIPQPIPASICLACDVCCRFPERESFLAPFFTEEELLGALETGEGGVEFRGVPQSAGGQVVPVPWADGFRCPFFEGETHFCRIYRRRPLDCRLYPYALMLDPSGSGVWLGVDTKCPATGDPEILESLVASGTAIAEASMCPELIGILKRSPRLIGPHQRDVLPLLRLEELTEALLAAGRLIPWESPCHAFPGRFADEEEPVPPVPVESLRPLTISDRAVMEAHLRQRKPRLASHSFAVQFMSRDLVSPLWCELEEFFCLWAFDGGTVYMPLPPLGPGDLRRVLPRCFAFMDQHNERPWISRIENLCFSDVSGGILEEFRIRPGFPDYLYRREDLVELQGRAFRARRSDCRAFARNPGIDYRPYEQEDEVPCQALFDRWQADRMEKTADPVARKMLEDSRSYHFQVLAHGPAMGLTGRVVCMLGDVVAYTFGFPLNEETFVVALEVTEPSLRGASAYVFREFSRELEGYRYIDAMDDSGLPGLRRLKWSYHPCRLEPALVLYRG
- a CDS encoding TIGR04076 family protein — encoded protein: MMLVIKVIEIKGKCPVYEPGDRIVLREGYILDPGSTGGVCMHSLASLLPYYVALSRGVKSRDLGLSREGSEECYVQCLDPCEITGGGTVRFEISRVEEP
- the apgM gene encoding 2,3-bisphosphoglycerate-independent phosphoglycerate mutase; translated protein: MIIELEVLIPDRPGALIEMLTPISENDCNILSISHGEKREEDGLIRVSAKLEAADRSFRDVMNLIRTRYGELRIEIIRFAAAGLVGSGAKQKKRVLVVLLDGATDVPLPELGNRTPLEVAGIPTLHRLAKEGVCGSFTALGSGTLVGSDTAMLAILGYDPYRVYTGRGPLEVAGAGLDLRPGDVSLRCNYVTITDDFRLVNRTAGYPREGLDRLEKALNRIRLSDPKVEFRFSNSQDYRCVVRFRGYKISADVSDMDPHYNAVADALDNLDLLGEGESKIITAKPLKATAEARNMADILNEFVTKAHRVLRDLPFNRARVARGLPPVNGIMPRGAGETPSLPSFQSRWGMRGGCVAGTGLIKGVGRLTGMTVPEVPGATGYVDTDYLGKARKALDLLADNHDFVLIHVEGIDEVSHDRDAKAKIKALEDSSEGLVRHLVENLPDDVVLCVLSDHTSSTLLGDHTIDPTGILIWSKARGFRSDPAERFVESEFPRGSLARVEGREVVPLLMGFAQRLQKFGA
- a CDS encoding adenylate kinase; protein product: MRIVLLGPPGAGKGTVAKALMDLEGSVQISTGDILRNAVKSGTELGKRAQGYMERGELVPDDLIMEIMESRLREPDCEKGFILDGFPRTIPQAEALKRLLEKLHLKLDLVVNLDVPKAVILDRLTTRRTCSNPDCQEIYNIKSKPPTEDGRCRKCGWPVVQRDDETEEAITKRLETYNEKTAPLIDFYKKERLLKTISSTSSEQIVSMIREAVRSG
- the dapA gene encoding 4-hydroxy-tetrahydrodipicolinate synthase gives rise to the protein MRLERFEGCWTAIVTPMLPNGDVDYRGLEKNVAFQTSHGVNLVPTGTTGESPTLDWDEHERVIGETIRFAGGKVFVMAGTGSNSTREALRATEHAVEMGVDAVLLVDCYYNGPSSLELRKEYYAPIAERFPGIFVTPYIIPGRTGTYLEVEDLAILNRHYSNVRAVKEATGDMERMVKTRRLLGSDFDILSGDDDKTFEMMTNTDIGGTGVVSVVSNVVPGAVSDLTRSLLKGDKERAEQLRAGLDPLFKIVTVKTTEQYEGFTVSCRFRNPLPINTLMNGLGIPAGPCRRPLGKMTPKGVAVVREAVRAVYEKNPEFLAPIEEHYKVRVVDRIADDRFWKTDEPGDV
- a CDS encoding MoxR family ATPase; protein product: MELAVEVEKRSEPSLEESDLREDIEKIHRLVAEIEKVIVGQSQVISRIVVALLADGHVLLEGVPGLAKTLLVSALGSAMGAVFRRIQMVPDMLPSDLIGTYVYVGNRFRLQKGPLVDCHVALVDEINRAPAKTQAALLQAMQERQVTVMGKDTLELHDPFIVLATQNPVEQDGTYPLPEAQLDRFLFKVVVGYPSPQAEMDILTNINLDQRDKLKAIGQVLEPGDICRLRETIKAEVSVGYYAHQYIVQLVRATRFPEEFGLKSFERVIRLGASPRATMALRDAARVEAFLQNRRHVYPDDIHAVARDVLRHRIFLEFSAQAGGLNVETVLEEVLEGVPIP